A stretch of Desulfotalea psychrophila LSv54 DNA encodes these proteins:
- a CDS encoding AAA family ATPase has product MKILQLRFKNLNSLVGEWAIDFTAAEYLADGIFAITGPTGAGKSTILDAICLALYGKTPRLDKVNKTTNEIMSRQTGECFAEIVFSTQAGIFSCHWGQHRARKKPGAKLADQRHEIADVSSGQIIESKKSNVPKVVAEVTGMDFQQFTRSILLAQGGFDTFLKAAGDKRSPILEQITGTEIYSTISQRVHERWRDERENLNLLQAETSSIVTLEPEQEKEIEQNLEAKQKQGTELVAKSTETGKAITWLATTEGLQREIDSLTDEAAKLQTEVETFKPKRGKLEQAVRAASLDGTYASLTALRKQQSEDQAALKKEDAAFPELETSTNTQAEALKSTEQLTLKTKENLKSAAPLIQKIRSLDQQITDRAKAVSEGDETCSREAAKIETDRQTWVKEQEKRTGAGRSLELAEQYLKEHAQDEWLISGLAGIEEQFGNLLARQGEITQKETDLKNAATAMVEAAKKLEDTTKQSAIRRQKLEDAAGNLRQGKDTLSELLGDNLLREYRTEKETLLREIAYIRKIEELEDHRAKLEDGKPCPLCGSTEHPFAEGNVPVPDENEQKIELLTRLISRAEDQEAIVKKLEEAQTTARRDLENSEKLESNVANDKRAVEKDFTELQGGLEKFRSGFKELKLAVSGKLQPLGITEIPEAQVSSLLESLKSRQKKWQEQVWQKSDIEKQIATINSEMKRLTAVIEIQSAALNEKQENLKRLQREHADGTDQRKKLYGDKNPADQEGRLNEAIADAEKAEKRARSLNSGLQEKLTTARAHVESLGKRIEQREPDLKKAETDFSTALEPAGFAEEKQFLEARLTNNEREALSYRARKLDDAGTELKGRQKDRETRLASEIAKKLTDKSLEELEAQFKEYGESLKELGDAIAGFRHRLNENRAIKERIKEKQPAIEAQKKECGRWDLLHELIGSADGKKYRDFAQGLTFELMVHQANRQLVKMTDRYLLIRDAEKPLELQVVDNYQGGDLRSTKNLSGGESFIVSLALALGLSSMASRKVRVDSLFLDEGFGTLDDDALEVALETLAGLRQEDKLIGVISHVPALKERIATQIQVMPLSGGRSSIQGPGCRLL; this is encoded by the coding sequence ATGAAAATATTACAACTTCGATTTAAGAACCTCAACTCCCTGGTGGGGGAGTGGGCCATTGATTTTACCGCTGCCGAATATCTGGCCGATGGTATTTTTGCCATTACCGGGCCGACGGGGGCCGGTAAATCAACCATCCTTGATGCCATCTGTCTTGCCCTCTATGGCAAAACCCCCCGCCTGGACAAGGTAAATAAGACGACCAACGAGATCATGTCCCGACAGACGGGTGAATGTTTTGCCGAGATTGTCTTCAGTACCCAGGCGGGAATCTTCTCCTGTCACTGGGGGCAGCATCGGGCCCGAAAAAAACCGGGTGCTAAGCTTGCCGATCAGAGACATGAAATAGCCGATGTCAGCAGTGGTCAGATCATAGAGTCGAAAAAGAGCAATGTTCCCAAGGTGGTGGCAGAGGTGACGGGGATGGATTTTCAGCAGTTCACCCGTTCTATTCTCCTGGCCCAGGGAGGCTTTGATACCTTCTTGAAGGCGGCCGGTGATAAGCGCAGTCCCATTCTTGAACAGATTACCGGTACGGAGATATACAGTACCATCTCGCAGAGGGTGCATGAGCGTTGGCGTGATGAGCGGGAAAATCTGAACTTGTTGCAGGCCGAAACTTCCAGCATTGTGACTCTAGAGCCGGAACAGGAAAAAGAGATTGAGCAGAATCTTGAGGCAAAGCAGAAACAGGGGACTGAGCTTGTCGCTAAATCAACCGAAACCGGCAAAGCCATTACATGGCTTGCCACCACCGAAGGCCTGCAAAGGGAAATAGATAGCCTTACGGATGAGGCGGCAAAACTGCAAACCGAGGTTGAAACTTTCAAGCCGAAACGTGGTAAACTTGAACAGGCCGTCAGAGCTGCTTCGCTGGATGGGACATATGCAAGCCTCACCGCCCTCCGCAAACAGCAGTCTGAAGATCAGGCTGCATTGAAAAAAGAGGACGCCGCGTTTCCTGAACTGGAGACATCGACAAATACGCAAGCTGAAGCCCTTAAAAGCACCGAACAACTCACCCTCAAAACAAAAGAGAATTTGAAATCGGCAGCACCTTTGATTCAGAAAATTCGATCTCTTGATCAACAGATTACGGACCGGGCAAAGGCTGTTTCGGAAGGCGATGAGACCTGTAGCAGGGAAGCAGCAAAGATTGAGACGGACAGGCAGACCTGGGTGAAAGAACAGGAAAAGCGGACTGGGGCTGGAAGATCACTGGAGCTTGCAGAACAATACCTCAAAGAGCATGCACAGGATGAATGGCTGATCAGTGGTCTGGCAGGCATCGAAGAACAGTTCGGCAACCTACTCGCCAGACAAGGGGAGATTACTCAGAAAGAAACCGATCTCAAAAATGCTGCTACTGCCATGGTAGAAGCGGCAAAGAAGCTGGAGGATACCACAAAGCAGAGCGCCATCCGTAGGCAGAAGCTTGAGGATGCCGCAGGAAATCTTCGGCAAGGCAAGGATACCTTGAGCGAATTACTGGGCGATAACTTGCTCCGGGAATATCGCACCGAAAAGGAGACCCTGCTACGTGAAATCGCATACATCAGAAAGATCGAGGAGCTTGAAGATCACCGGGCTAAGCTGGAAGATGGCAAACCTTGTCCGCTCTGCGGTTCAACCGAGCATCCTTTTGCCGAGGGTAATGTACCGGTTCCCGATGAAAACGAGCAGAAGATCGAGTTACTGACCAGGCTGATCTCTAGGGCAGAGGATCAGGAGGCTATCGTCAAAAAACTGGAAGAAGCACAAACCACTGCCCGCAGAGATCTGGAGAACAGCGAAAAGCTGGAAAGCAATGTAGCCAACGATAAGAGGGCCGTTGAAAAAGATTTCACGGAATTGCAGGGTGGTTTGGAAAAATTCCGGAGCGGATTCAAAGAACTGAAGCTGGCGGTATCAGGGAAGCTTCAGCCGCTTGGCATCACGGAAATACCGGAGGCTCAAGTCTCATCACTGCTCGAATCTCTCAAGTCACGGCAGAAAAAATGGCAGGAACAGGTCTGGCAAAAGAGTGACATCGAAAAACAGATCGCTACCATCAACAGTGAGATGAAGCGTCTTACTGCCGTGATTGAAATTCAAAGCGCGGCTCTGAATGAAAAGCAGGAAAACCTGAAACGGCTTCAACGGGAACATGCCGATGGAACGGATCAACGCAAGAAACTGTATGGCGACAAAAATCCCGCCGATCAAGAAGGCCGTCTGAACGAGGCTATTGCGGATGCCGAGAAAGCGGAAAAGAGAGCCAGAAGCCTGAACAGTGGACTGCAGGAGAAACTAACGACTGCAAGGGCCCATGTTGAATCCCTGGGAAAACGTATTGAGCAAAGAGAGCCGGATCTAAAAAAAGCGGAAACAGACTTCTCAACAGCACTGGAACCGGCGGGCTTTGCAGAGGAAAAACAGTTCCTTGAGGCCAGGCTGACAAATAATGAGCGGGAAGCCTTGTCTTACCGGGCAAGGAAACTGGATGATGCTGGGACGGAACTGAAGGGCAGGCAGAAAGACCGGGAGACGCGCTTGGCCTCCGAAATAGCAAAGAAGCTTACTGATAAATCTCTTGAAGAGCTGGAGGCGCAGTTCAAAGAGTATGGAGAATCCCTGAAAGAATTAGGCGATGCCATTGCCGGTTTCAGGCACAGGCTGAACGAGAATAGAGCAATCAAGGAGCGGATTAAGGAAAAGCAACCCGCCATCGAGGCACAGAAAAAAGAGTGCGGCCGTTGGGATCTGCTTCATGAACTGATCGGTTCCGCCGACGGTAAAAAATATCGTGATTTTGCGCAAGGGTTGACCTTTGAACTGATGGTGCATCAGGCCAACCGCCAACTGGTGAAGATGACAGATCGTTATCTGCTTATCCGTGATGCGGAAAAGCCTCTGGAACTGCAGGTTGTGGATAACTATCAGGGCGGTGATCTGCGCTCGACTAAAAACCTCTCCGGTGGTGAGAGCTTTATTGTCAGTCTGGCCCTTGCTCTAGGGCTCTCCTCTATGGCCAGTCGCAAGGTGCGGGTGGATTCTCTTTTTCTTGATGAGGGATTTGGCACCCTGGATGATGACGCTCTGGAGGTTGCCCTGGAGACGCTTGCTGGTCTGCGGCAGGAAGATAAACTTATCGGCGTTATTTCCCATGTCCCCGCCCTTAAAGAACGGATAGCAACGCAAATACAGGTGATGCCTCTTTCTGGAGGCAGGAGCTCCATTCAGGGCCCTGGCTGTCGCCTGCTTTAA
- a CDS encoding exonuclease SbcCD subunit D C-terminal domain-containing protein → MKFLHTSDWHLGRSLYGHKRYREFALFLDWLAETIMEREVDTLLVAGDIFDTSTPSNRAQELYYAFLCRVAGSCCHHIVIIGGNHDSPSFLDAPKELLRALDVHVVGAKTALPEEEVIALRDGTGQVEALVCAVPYLRDRDVRTLVLGESCADKQLRLIAGIEEHYQQVVAIALEKQRQEERYIPIIGMGHLFTIGGKTVDGDGVRDLYVGTLASVEAAAISCHLDYLALGHLHVPQRVAGSEVIRYSGSPLPMGFGEASQQKIVVEAEFLPGVEAPPRLELVAVPCFQQLATVSGSLEEILIRLAEYRQAEGSLWLQVEYTGELPVADLRQQIESALEGSQVTVLRIKNLNIREQILCQLEDEESLDDLGLEEVFDRCLSAYDLDEGTRAELAASYGEIVRDLLEKDENRE, encoded by the coding sequence ATGAAATTTCTCCATACCTCTGACTGGCATCTGGGACGAAGCCTCTATGGCCATAAACGTTACCGGGAATTTGCCCTCTTTTTAGACTGGCTCGCTGAAACCATCATGGAGAGGGAGGTCGATACCCTGCTGGTGGCAGGCGATATCTTTGATACCTCTACTCCCAGCAACAGGGCTCAGGAGCTCTACTATGCCTTTCTCTGCCGGGTGGCAGGCTCCTGCTGTCACCACATTGTTATAATTGGCGGTAATCATGATTCTCCCTCTTTTTTGGATGCTCCCAAGGAGTTGCTTCGAGCCCTTGATGTTCATGTGGTTGGCGCTAAAACAGCTCTGCCCGAGGAGGAGGTCATTGCCCTAAGGGATGGGACGGGGCAGGTGGAGGCTCTGGTCTGTGCCGTTCCCTATCTGCGGGACCGTGATGTGCGAACGCTTGTCCTCGGTGAATCCTGTGCCGATAAGCAACTGCGTCTTATTGCCGGCATTGAAGAGCATTATCAGCAGGTGGTGGCAATAGCCCTGGAGAAACAGCGACAGGAGGAGAGGTATATACCAATCATTGGCATGGGCCATCTCTTTACCATTGGCGGTAAAACCGTTGATGGCGATGGGGTGCGTGATCTCTATGTGGGCACCCTTGCCTCCGTCGAGGCGGCCGCCATCTCTTGCCACCTTGACTATCTGGCCCTGGGCCATCTCCATGTTCCGCAGAGGGTTGCCGGCAGTGAGGTGATTCGCTATTCGGGTTCCCCCCTGCCCATGGGATTTGGTGAGGCGAGCCAACAAAAAATTGTGGTGGAGGCAGAGTTTCTACCGGGCGTAGAGGCTCCTCCTCGTTTGGAGCTTGTCGCCGTCCCTTGTTTTCAACAGTTGGCGACGGTATCTGGTTCGCTAGAAGAGATACTCATCCGTCTTGCCGAATACCGGCAGGCAGAGGGGAGTCTCTGGTTGCAGGTGGAGTATACTGGCGAGCTACCCGTTGCCGATCTTCGTCAGCAGATAGAGTCTGCCCTTGAGGGGAGTCAGGTTACAGTGCTGCGGATTAAGAATTTGAATATTCGCGAGCAGATTCTCTGTCAGCTAGAGGACGAGGAGAGCCTTGATGATCTTGGTCTGGAGGAGGTCTTTGACCGTTGTCTCAGTGCCTACGATCTTGATGAGGGGACGCGGGCTGAACTGGCGGCGAGTTATGGCGAAATTGTCCGGGATCTGTTGGAAAAGGACGAGAATAGGGAGTAG
- a CDS encoding 5'-methylthioadenosine/adenosylhomocysteine nucleosidase yields the protein MDILKVGIIAAMEEELTLLVDRLDNCEEVQLGHCKYYTGQINGVEVGLMRCGIGKVNAAIGTTLMIDKLKPKCLINTGVAGGFINEMNVGDIVISSSVRHHDADATAFGYELGQIPDMPSEFQADRRLVEMATKVNLKSKARIFEGPVFSGDSFIHTTEQVENILKNFPQIMAVEMEGASIAQTSHLFNIPFVLIRSISDKVRETKSADTYTQSMEESAKNSVQVVFEMVEQLKEGM from the coding sequence GTGGATATCTTGAAAGTCGGAATTATTGCAGCAATGGAGGAAGAACTTACACTCTTAGTTGATCGCCTCGATAACTGTGAGGAAGTACAGCTAGGTCATTGTAAGTATTACACTGGCCAGATCAATGGAGTTGAGGTTGGACTCATGCGCTGTGGCATTGGCAAGGTAAATGCAGCGATAGGCACCACTCTAATGATAGATAAGCTGAAACCAAAATGCCTTATCAACACCGGCGTTGCCGGCGGCTTTATCAATGAGATGAACGTTGGTGATATTGTTATCTCCTCATCCGTTCGCCACCACGATGCCGACGCCACTGCCTTTGGCTATGAGTTGGGACAGATCCCCGACATGCCCTCAGAATTCCAAGCTGACAGGCGACTGGTTGAGATGGCCACCAAGGTTAACCTGAAGAGCAAGGCCCGTATCTTCGAAGGACCGGTCTTCTCAGGCGACTCCTTTATCCATACCACGGAACAGGTGGAAAATATTCTGAAAAATTTTCCCCAGATCATGGCGGTGGAGATGGAAGGTGCATCCATTGCCCAAACCAGCCATCTCTTTAATATCCCTTTTGTCCTGATCCGCTCTATCTCTGATAAGGTCCGCGAAACAAAAAGTGCCGATACCTATACCCAATCCATGGAAGAATCTGCCAAAAACTCCGTACAGGTTGTTTTCGAAATGGTTGAGCAACTCAAGGAGGGAATGTAA
- a CDS encoding S-ribosylhomocysteine lyase: MEKIASFTIDHTKLKRGVYVSRQDKVAGNVITTFDLRLKEPNNEPALDGAASHTIEHIGATFLRNHKTWADRTIYFGPMGCQTGFYLILAGDWKAKDIVPLMQEMFAYVAQFTGTIPGESAVECGNFRFMDLIQAKEEAGKYFTEVLDNIAEKNLSYPS, from the coding sequence ATGGAAAAGATAGCAAGTTTCACCATCGACCACACCAAACTCAAGCGTGGAGTCTATGTCTCCCGCCAGGACAAGGTCGCAGGCAATGTAATAACCACCTTTGATCTCCGTCTCAAAGAGCCCAATAATGAGCCAGCACTTGACGGGGCAGCTAGCCATACCATCGAACATATTGGTGCCACATTTCTGCGCAACCATAAGACATGGGCTGACAGAACAATCTATTTTGGCCCCATGGGATGCCAAACAGGGTTTTACCTCATCCTCGCTGGCGACTGGAAGGCCAAGGACATTGTACCCCTGATGCAGGAAATGTTTGCTTATGTTGCCCAATTTACAGGAACTATTCCTGGAGAGAGTGCCGTTGAGTGTGGTAATTTCCGTTTTATGGATCTGATCCAAGCCAAAGAGGAAGCAGGAAAATACTTTACTGAAGTTCTGGACAATATTGCAGAAAAGAACCTGTCCTATCCCTCCTAG
- a CDS encoding glutathione peroxidase, translated as MKRDFYQFSATNLQGQKIAMKEYRGKVMLVVNTASKCALSSQLRGLEILYKKYAPLGFVVLGFPCNQFTPQESRDAQNIAEEYLLNYGASFPLFTKTEVVGKGAHPLFSYLENRLEGIMGPDIKWNFTKFLIDHRGDPVKRFAPITAPAIIAPDIEILLSAQSTAGEQ; from the coding sequence ATGAAGAGAGACTTCTACCAATTTTCAGCAACAAACCTGCAGGGCCAGAAGATAGCCATGAAGGAGTATCGGGGCAAGGTGATGCTGGTGGTAAACACCGCCAGTAAATGCGCCCTGAGCTCGCAACTCAGGGGCTTAGAGATACTTTATAAGAAATACGCCCCACTAGGATTTGTGGTTCTGGGTTTTCCCTGCAATCAATTCACCCCTCAGGAATCCAGAGACGCGCAGAACATTGCCGAAGAGTACCTCCTCAACTACGGTGCCTCCTTTCCCCTCTTCACCAAAACAGAGGTCGTTGGCAAGGGAGCCCACCCCCTCTTCTCCTATCTGGAAAATAGATTAGAGGGCATAATGGGTCCCGACATTAAATGGAACTTCACAAAATTCCTCATCGACCACAGGGGAGATCCGGTAAAGAGGTTTGCCCCCATCACCGCCCCAGCTATAATCGCCCCGGATATAGAAATACTCCTATCTGCGCAGAGCACTGCAGGCGAGCAATAG
- a CDS encoding pentapeptide repeat-containing protein, which translates to MKYIEEQIFEQQDFREMSFPLAEYEGCLFTACNWASASLAGSVFINCRFENCDLSSAKIDGVTLRDVAFKDCKLLGMRFDLCNSFLISFSFDTCILDFSSFRGLEIQKTSFRDCRLEEVDFVGANLTAALFADCDLQGAAFEGTTLIKADFRSAFYFCIDPDANRLKKAKFSMMGLDGLLSKYDLDIE; encoded by the coding sequence ATGAAATATATAGAAGAACAAATTTTTGAGCAGCAGGATTTTCGGGAGATGAGTTTTCCTCTCGCCGAATATGAAGGTTGTCTCTTTACCGCTTGTAACTGGGCCTCTGCCTCTCTGGCTGGCTCTGTTTTTATTAACTGTCGTTTTGAAAATTGCGATCTTTCCTCGGCCAAGATCGATGGTGTTACCCTTCGGGACGTGGCGTTTAAGGACTGTAAGTTACTGGGGATGCGTTTTGACCTCTGTAACTCCTTTCTTATCTCCTTCTCCTTTGATACCTGTATTCTTGATTTCTCTTCCTTTCGGGGATTGGAGATCCAGAAGACCAGCTTTCGGGACTGTCGGCTTGAAGAGGTGGATTTTGTCGGGGCAAATCTGACGGCGGCGCTTTTTGCCGACTGTGATCTGCAGGGCGCTGCCTTTGAGGGTACGACTCTGATAAAGGCCGATTTTCGTTCTGCCTTCTACTTCTGCATAGATCCCGATGCCAACAGGCTGAAAAAGGCAAAATTTTCCATGATGGGGTTGGATGGCCTGCTCAGCAAATACGATCTGGATATAGAATAG